DNA sequence from the Acidimicrobiales bacterium genome:
TCGCGGCCGAGGCGGAGCGCAAGCGGGGTGCGGCGGAGGATGCGCTGGCCCGGGTCGAGGCGGCCCAGGCGCAGCAGCAGGCCTTCGCCGACGAGGCCGCCGCCTCCCTCGACCGCAAGCTCGCCGAGTCGGCCCAGCTGGAGGAGATCGACCAGGAGCTGTCCCGCAAGATCGCCGAGGAGCAGGCCGCCCTGGCCCGACGCCTGGCCGAGGAGGCCGCGGCCCGGGCTGCCCGCGAGCAGGCGGCCAACCAGAGCAGGGGCGGCGGTGGTGGTGGCGGCGGATCGGGCGGCGGTGGTGGGGGCGCTTCCGTGGGCCCGGGCACGATCGCTCCTGTCCCCGGCGGGTTGGCGAGGGTGAGCTGCCCGGCCGGCAAGTCGATCACGGTGGCAGGGTCGGTGGCGGACGAGCTGCGCCGGCTGCTCGACGCCGCCGCGGCCGACGGCGTGGTCATGTGCGGCTGGGGCTGGCGCAACCCGCAGCAGCAGATCGCCCTGCGCCGGTCGCACTGCGGCTCGTCCGACTACGCCGTCTGGCACATGCCGGCCGGCGCCTGCTCCCCGCCGACGGCCCGGCCCGGCTACTCGATGCACGAGACCGGCCTGGCCATCGACTTCTACTGCGGCAACGGCGGCTCGATCAGCTCGCGGCGCAACTCCTGCTTCCGGTGGCTCGACGGGCATGCGTCGTCGTACGGCCTGTACAACCTCCCCAGCGAGCCTTGGCACTGGTCGACCAACGGCCATTAGGAGCCGAGCGATCCGGGCGTTCGTCACGGCCCACGAGTCCGGCATTGGGCGGCCGAGCCCCAGCTCCACAGCGAGGCTCCCGGCAGCGCAGCACCGCAACACGAGTCAAGGCGGACCAGTCAGCGCACGTCCCAACGGGTCTCCCAGCGAGACTCCGCC
Encoded proteins:
- a CDS encoding D-alanyl-D-alanine carboxypeptidase family protein; translation: MDRPSLTPLRFAAVVGLALVSTLPTATSATSSRQPPPGTSSEQQRAEVREKQGEVEIEVDVLEARNSELTAALATLADNVARQQAQLEEAQRVADEAETDVEEATAAVADAQARIGELEAARERLVVDAYMSPPSESAFDVFDAGSIADATVKQALLDLHADSDADVLDQLTAAHEDVEIERQNKEAVAAEAERKRGAAEDALARVEAAQAQQQAFADEAAASLDRKLAESAQLEEIDQELSRKIAEEQAALARRLAEEAAARAAREQAANQSRGGGGGGGGSGGGGGGASVGPGTIAPVPGGLARVSCPAGKSITVAGSVADELRRLLDAAAADGVVMCGWGWRNPQQQIALRRSHCGSSDYAVWHMPAGACSPPTARPGYSMHETGLAIDFYCGNGGSISSRRNSCFRWLDGHASSYGLYNLPSEPWHWSTNGH